Proteins co-encoded in one Erinaceus europaeus chromosome 2, mEriEur2.1, whole genome shotgun sequence genomic window:
- the SCARA3 gene encoding scavenger receptor class A member 3 isoform X1: MKVRSAAGDGDALCVTEEELAGDDDDMPSFPYTQEGRLGPRCSRCQKNLSLHTSVRILYLFLALLLVAVAVLASLVFRKVDSLSEDISLAQAKYDKKLVSMQENLQGLDLKVPDNCSFCHEAGQLGQEIRKLQEELEGIQKMLLSQEVQLDQTSQTHELLSTTSSRISQEMGSCSFSIHQVNQSVGLFLGQVRGWQATTAGLDLSLKDLAQECYNVKAALQQINFTSGQTSEWIHSIRRKTDEETLTLQKMVTDWQNYSRLFSSLRSTSAKTGEAVKGIQATLGAASQRISQNAESMHDLVLQVMGLQLQLDNVSSFLDDHEENMHDLQYHTRYAHNRTAERFETLEGRMASHEIEISTIFTNINATDSHVHSMLKYLDDVRLSCTLGFHTHAEELYYLNKSVSLMLGTTELLRQRSGLLSAQLDFDVRNLSMVMEEMKAVDVKHGDILRNVTIVRGAPGLPGPRGLKGDSGTKGPVGSRGPKGDPGSLGPPGPQGPQGQPGDPGPVGERGPGGPRGFTGLKGSKGSFGTGGPRGQPGPKGDVGSPGSEGPPGPLGPSGPQGKPGIAGKTGSPGQRGPMGLKGEPGIQGPPGLPGPPGPPGS; encoded by the exons TGAGGTCAGCTGCTGGCGATGGAGATGCGCTTTGTGTTACAGAAGAGGAGCTGGCTGGTGACGACGACGACATGCCATCTTTCCCATACACACAGGAAG GCCGGCTGGGTCCCCGCTGTAGCCGCTGCCAGAAGAACCTGTCCCTGCACACCTCCGTGAGGATCCTTTACCTCTTCCTGGCCCTGCTTCTGGTGGCCGTGGCCGTGTTGGCCTCTCTAG TTTTCAGGAAAGTGGACTCTCTCTCAGAagatatctccctggcccaggcCAAGTATGACAAGAAGCTTGTGTCTATGCAGGAGAATCTCCAGGGTCTGG ATCTGAAAGTCCCGGACAATTGCTCTTTCTGTCACGAGGCTGGGCAGCTTGGGCAAGAGATCAGAAAACTGCAGGAGGAGCTGGAGGGAATTCAGAAGATGCTTCTGTCCCAGGAGGTACAGCTGGACCAGACGTCTCAAACTCACGAACTGCTCTCCACCACCAGCAGTCGGATCTCCCAGGAAATGGGCAGTTGCTCCTTCTCCATCCATCAGGTCAACCAGTCTGTAGGGCTCTTCCTGGGCCAGGTGAGAGGATGGCAGGCTACCACAGCTGGCCTGGACCTCTCTCTGAAGGACCTGGCCCAGGAGTGCTACAATGTCAAGGCTGCCTTGCAACAGATCAATTTCACATCAGGGCAGACTTCTGAGTGGATTCATAGCATCCGGCGGAAGACGGATGAGGAGACGCTGACCCTGCAGAAGATGGTCACCGACTGGCAAAATTATAGTCGGCTCTTCAGCAGCCTGCGTTCCACCTCAGCCAAGACAGGAGAAGCGGTCAAAGGCATCCAGGCCACCCTGGGCGCCGCCTCGCAGCGCATCAGTCAGAACGCTGAAAGCATGCATGACTTGGTGCTGCAGGTGATGGGCCTGCAGCTACAGCTGGACAACGTCTCATCCTTCCTGGACGACCATGAGGAGAACATGCACGACCTGCAGTACCACACCCGCTATGCCCACAACCGCACAGCAGAGAGGTTCGAGACACTGGAGGGCCGCATGGCCTCACATGAGATTGAGATCAGCACCATCTTCACCAACATCAACGCCACTGACAGCCACGTGCACAGCATGCTCAAGTATCTGGATGATGTGAGGCTCTCGTGCACCCTGGGCTTCCACACGCACGCCGAGGAGCTCTACTACCTGAACAAGTCTGTGTCCCTCATGCTGGGCACCACTGAGTTGCTCCGGCAGCGTTCTGGCCTGCTCAGCGCCCAGCTGGACTTTGATGTGCGCAACCTCTCCATGGTCATGGAAGAGATGAAGGCTGTGGACGTGAAGCATGGGGACATCCTTCGCAATGTTACCATCGTCCGAG GTGCACCTGGCCTTCCAGGACCCAGAGGACTCAAGGGAGACTCGGGCACGAAAGGACCTGTGGGAAGCCGAGGACCCAAAGGAGATCCTGGTAGCTTGGGCCCTCCTGGACCCCAGGGTCCTCAGGGGCAGCCAGGGGACCCAGGACCTGTGGGGGAAAGGGGGCCAGGGGGCCCACGAGGCTTCACAGGCCTCAAAGGCTCAAAGGGAAGCTTTGGGACTGGAGGCCCAAGAGGACAGCCAGGTCCCAAGGGGGATGTGGGGTCCCCAGGATCAGAGGGCCCTCCAGGTCCTCTAGGGCCTTCAGGGCCTCAGGGAAAACCAGGGATTGCTGGGAAGACAGGGTCACCAGGCCAGCGGGGGCCCATGGGCCTTAAGGGTGAACCAGGGATCCAGGGTCCCCCTGGACTCCCTGGGCCACCAGGTCCACCAGGAAGTTAG
- the SCARA3 gene encoding scavenger receptor class A member 3 isoform X2 gives MPSFPYTQEGRLGPRCSRCQKNLSLHTSVRILYLFLALLLVAVAVLASLVFRKVDSLSEDISLAQAKYDKKLVSMQENLQGLDLKVPDNCSFCHEAGQLGQEIRKLQEELEGIQKMLLSQEVQLDQTSQTHELLSTTSSRISQEMGSCSFSIHQVNQSVGLFLGQVRGWQATTAGLDLSLKDLAQECYNVKAALQQINFTSGQTSEWIHSIRRKTDEETLTLQKMVTDWQNYSRLFSSLRSTSAKTGEAVKGIQATLGAASQRISQNAESMHDLVLQVMGLQLQLDNVSSFLDDHEENMHDLQYHTRYAHNRTAERFETLEGRMASHEIEISTIFTNINATDSHVHSMLKYLDDVRLSCTLGFHTHAEELYYLNKSVSLMLGTTELLRQRSGLLSAQLDFDVRNLSMVMEEMKAVDVKHGDILRNVTIVRGAPGLPGPRGLKGDSGTKGPVGSRGPKGDPGSLGPPGPQGPQGQPGDPGPVGERGPGGPRGFTGLKGSKGSFGTGGPRGQPGPKGDVGSPGSEGPPGPLGPSGPQGKPGIAGKTGSPGQRGPMGLKGEPGIQGPPGLPGPPGPPGS, from the exons ATGCCATCTTTCCCATACACACAGGAAG GCCGGCTGGGTCCCCGCTGTAGCCGCTGCCAGAAGAACCTGTCCCTGCACACCTCCGTGAGGATCCTTTACCTCTTCCTGGCCCTGCTTCTGGTGGCCGTGGCCGTGTTGGCCTCTCTAG TTTTCAGGAAAGTGGACTCTCTCTCAGAagatatctccctggcccaggcCAAGTATGACAAGAAGCTTGTGTCTATGCAGGAGAATCTCCAGGGTCTGG ATCTGAAAGTCCCGGACAATTGCTCTTTCTGTCACGAGGCTGGGCAGCTTGGGCAAGAGATCAGAAAACTGCAGGAGGAGCTGGAGGGAATTCAGAAGATGCTTCTGTCCCAGGAGGTACAGCTGGACCAGACGTCTCAAACTCACGAACTGCTCTCCACCACCAGCAGTCGGATCTCCCAGGAAATGGGCAGTTGCTCCTTCTCCATCCATCAGGTCAACCAGTCTGTAGGGCTCTTCCTGGGCCAGGTGAGAGGATGGCAGGCTACCACAGCTGGCCTGGACCTCTCTCTGAAGGACCTGGCCCAGGAGTGCTACAATGTCAAGGCTGCCTTGCAACAGATCAATTTCACATCAGGGCAGACTTCTGAGTGGATTCATAGCATCCGGCGGAAGACGGATGAGGAGACGCTGACCCTGCAGAAGATGGTCACCGACTGGCAAAATTATAGTCGGCTCTTCAGCAGCCTGCGTTCCACCTCAGCCAAGACAGGAGAAGCGGTCAAAGGCATCCAGGCCACCCTGGGCGCCGCCTCGCAGCGCATCAGTCAGAACGCTGAAAGCATGCATGACTTGGTGCTGCAGGTGATGGGCCTGCAGCTACAGCTGGACAACGTCTCATCCTTCCTGGACGACCATGAGGAGAACATGCACGACCTGCAGTACCACACCCGCTATGCCCACAACCGCACAGCAGAGAGGTTCGAGACACTGGAGGGCCGCATGGCCTCACATGAGATTGAGATCAGCACCATCTTCACCAACATCAACGCCACTGACAGCCACGTGCACAGCATGCTCAAGTATCTGGATGATGTGAGGCTCTCGTGCACCCTGGGCTTCCACACGCACGCCGAGGAGCTCTACTACCTGAACAAGTCTGTGTCCCTCATGCTGGGCACCACTGAGTTGCTCCGGCAGCGTTCTGGCCTGCTCAGCGCCCAGCTGGACTTTGATGTGCGCAACCTCTCCATGGTCATGGAAGAGATGAAGGCTGTGGACGTGAAGCATGGGGACATCCTTCGCAATGTTACCATCGTCCGAG GTGCACCTGGCCTTCCAGGACCCAGAGGACTCAAGGGAGACTCGGGCACGAAAGGACCTGTGGGAAGCCGAGGACCCAAAGGAGATCCTGGTAGCTTGGGCCCTCCTGGACCCCAGGGTCCTCAGGGGCAGCCAGGGGACCCAGGACCTGTGGGGGAAAGGGGGCCAGGGGGCCCACGAGGCTTCACAGGCCTCAAAGGCTCAAAGGGAAGCTTTGGGACTGGAGGCCCAAGAGGACAGCCAGGTCCCAAGGGGGATGTGGGGTCCCCAGGATCAGAGGGCCCTCCAGGTCCTCTAGGGCCTTCAGGGCCTCAGGGAAAACCAGGGATTGCTGGGAAGACAGGGTCACCAGGCCAGCGGGGGCCCATGGGCCTTAAGGGTGAACCAGGGATCCAGGGTCCCCCTGGACTCCCTGGGCCACCAGGTCCACCAGGAAGTTAG